From a single Methylacidiphilum kamchatkense Kam1 genomic region:
- the pqqA gene encoding pyrroloquinoline quinone precursor peptide PqqA, producing the protein MNWEKPAFEEMNLCMEVTAYAFVAEN; encoded by the coding sequence ATGAATTGGGAAAAACCTGCATTCGAAGAAATGAATCTCTGCATGGAAGTGACAGCCTACGCGTTTGTTGCTGAGAACTAA
- the pqqB gene encoding pyrroloquinoline quinone biosynthesis protein PqqB — protein MEVIVLGSGAGGGIPQWNCLCPNCVRARIEIKEKKEVFSFRRTQSSIAVRMEGEKWILLNASIDLPTQLALHPELAPPGLEIRSSPFAAIILTDGQIDHASGLLSLREGKEIEVVCSESTWDLISEHYPIVRILSSYVRLKRSSFPIKIGSLLFDAFELPGGPPPYAKREPQPGDVIAVSIEDESGLKVVYCPALPAISTSLEEFIQEAECLFVDGTFWSENELLLWNIKDKKASEMGHIPVGGKTDR, from the coding sequence ATGGAAGTCATAGTTTTAGGTTCGGGAGCAGGAGGAGGTATTCCACAATGGAATTGTCTTTGTCCAAACTGTGTTCGCGCCCGGATTGAAATCAAGGAAAAGAAAGAGGTTTTTTCCTTTAGAAGAACCCAATCCTCTATAGCTGTTCGGATGGAGGGGGAAAAGTGGATTCTTTTAAACGCATCGATTGATTTGCCTACTCAATTAGCTCTTCATCCAGAACTGGCGCCTCCCGGCCTTGAAATTCGTTCTTCTCCATTTGCTGCTATTATTCTAACTGATGGACAGATTGATCATGCCTCTGGCCTTCTTTCCTTACGTGAAGGCAAAGAAATAGAGGTTGTTTGTTCTGAGAGCACTTGGGATCTAATTTCTGAGCACTATCCAATTGTTCGAATCTTGTCTTCCTATGTTCGATTGAAACGAAGCTCTTTTCCAATAAAAATAGGCTCGTTGCTTTTTGATGCTTTTGAGTTACCGGGAGGTCCCCCACCGTATGCAAAAAGAGAGCCGCAACCCGGTGATGTGATTGCGGTAAGTATCGAGGATGAATCTGGGTTAAAAGTCGTTTATTGTCCTGCTTTACCAGCAATAAGCACCAGTTTGGAAGAATTTATTCAGGAAGCCGAATGCCTGTTTGTCGATGGGACTTTTTGGTCAGAAAACGAACTTTTACTTTGGAACATTAAAGATAAAAAAGCTTCAGAAATGGGGCATATTCCTGTGGGGGGGAAAACGGATCGCTAA
- the pqqC gene encoding pyrroloquinoline-quinone synthase PqqC, with amino-acid sequence MTSFDALPIYPSFVPKEEFVSKLPLPPAQFEEVLRSIGNTSYHDKHPFHQLMNEGKLTKEALQGWVANRFYYQEQIPIKDAAILSNCPERELRRIWISRIHDHDGFGEDPGGIERWLNLGKAVGLSREDLLSHRFLLPAVRYAVDAYVHFCREQHWLIAMASSLTELFAPTIHRIRISAFPKYYPWIDPEGLKYFEKRVEQAPKDVRFTLDLVLKRCTTQSLQLAAIEALQFKCDLLWSMLDALYMHYQLGICSPKPPYAL; translated from the coding sequence ATGACTTCCTTTGATGCTTTACCTATTTATCCTTCCTTTGTACCGAAAGAAGAATTTGTTTCAAAACTTCCCCTGCCTCCTGCCCAATTTGAAGAGGTCCTCAGATCAATAGGAAATACTAGCTATCATGACAAACACCCTTTTCACCAGCTGATGAACGAAGGCAAACTCACCAAAGAGGCCTTACAGGGATGGGTAGCCAATCGGTTCTACTACCAGGAACAGATCCCCATCAAAGATGCCGCGATCTTGTCGAACTGTCCAGAGAGGGAATTGCGGCGGATCTGGATATCCAGGATCCATGATCATGATGGGTTCGGAGAAGATCCTGGCGGTATTGAACGATGGCTTAATCTAGGAAAGGCTGTCGGGCTTAGTCGGGAAGACCTTTTGTCTCATCGGTTTCTGCTTCCTGCAGTTCGGTATGCTGTGGATGCTTATGTCCATTTCTGTAGAGAACAACATTGGTTAATCGCCATGGCTTCTTCTCTGACAGAGCTTTTTGCCCCTACCATACATAGGATACGGATTTCAGCTTTCCCAAAATATTATCCGTGGATCGATCCTGAAGGATTAAAATATTTCGAAAAAAGAGTTGAACAAGCACCCAAAGACGTCCGATTTACCCTTGATCTTGTGCTTAAAAGATGTACTACCCAATCACTGCAGCTTGCCGCCATTGAAGCCTTACAATTCAAATGTGATCTACTTTGGTCGATGCTCGATGCACTCTATATGCATTACCAGTTGGGGATTTGTTCGCCCAAGCCTCCCTATGCACTCTGA
- the pqqD gene encoding pyrroloquinoline quinone biosynthesis peptide chaperone PqqD: protein MHSDKIPTLSSKARLKFDQARQKPVLLYPEGLLFLNQTAYKILLLCDGKRKVDEIVTELSKEYSIDRVAVEKDVWDFILTLCEKGFIQLN, encoded by the coding sequence ATGCACTCTGATAAAATCCCAACTCTTTCCTCGAAAGCAAGACTCAAATTTGATCAGGCAAGACAAAAGCCAGTTCTTTTGTATCCAGAAGGACTCCTTTTCCTAAACCAAACCGCTTATAAAATCTTGCTTTTGTGTGATGGAAAGAGAAAAGTTGACGAGATTGTTACCGAACTATCTAAAGAATATTCTATCGACAGAGTTGCGGTGGAAAAAGATGTATGGGATTTTATATTAACCCTATGTGAAAAGGGTTTTATTCAACTCAATTAA
- the pqqE gene encoding pyrroloquinoline quinone biosynthesis protein PqqE, whose product MSNSKLLPLSLLCELTFHCPLQCPYCSNTLGYSKWLKDELSTEEWMRVLQEAQRLGILQVYFSGGEPLVRKDLPILIRTAHDLGFYSNMSTGGTLITRKLLKEIKEAGLDSIQLSIQDCRPESADLFSGVKKSFEKKIEAVQLINEFSIPLGINVVIHRHNIERISEIIDFAAALGAQRLELANTQYYGWALHNRRELLPRRHQVEKAAKEASRAKEKYKGKMEILFVIPDYYSPFPKPCLQGWAKVYMTVSADGTVLPCQSARDIRSLSFPNIRSDHLENIWWNSEAFNKFRGTDFLPEPCKSCPRKEIDFGGCRCQAFLFTADASATDPTCIYSPHHHLIEKIVEEINAPENNTSEEPTFVYRNIKNSKALCS is encoded by the coding sequence ATGTCCAACTCAAAGTTGTTACCCTTATCCTTACTCTGTGAGCTGACCTTTCACTGTCCTTTACAGTGTCCATATTGCAGTAATACCCTAGGATATTCGAAATGGTTGAAGGACGAACTGTCTACCGAAGAGTGGATGAGAGTTCTTCAGGAGGCTCAAAGACTTGGAATTTTGCAAGTTTATTTTTCTGGGGGCGAGCCATTGGTGCGAAAAGACCTGCCTATTTTGATTCGTACCGCTCATGACCTAGGGTTTTATTCGAATATGAGTACAGGGGGAACCTTGATCACCAGGAAACTTTTAAAAGAGATAAAAGAAGCGGGATTGGACAGCATTCAGCTGAGCATTCAGGATTGCAGGCCCGAAAGTGCTGATCTTTTTTCAGGAGTAAAAAAGAGCTTTGAAAAAAAAATAGAAGCCGTCCAGCTCATTAATGAATTTTCTATTCCCTTAGGGATTAACGTCGTTATTCATCGACATAATATCGAAAGAATCTCTGAAATTATAGATTTCGCTGCAGCCTTAGGGGCTCAGAGGCTAGAACTGGCTAATACCCAATACTACGGTTGGGCTCTACATAATAGAAGGGAGTTACTTCCTAGGAGACATCAAGTGGAAAAGGCTGCTAAAGAAGCTTCAAGAGCAAAAGAAAAGTATAAGGGGAAGATGGAAATTCTTTTTGTAATCCCCGATTATTATAGTCCGTTTCCAAAACCTTGTCTTCAAGGATGGGCTAAAGTATACATGACTGTTTCAGCTGACGGAACAGTTTTACCCTGCCAAAGCGCACGTGACATCCGCTCCCTTTCTTTTCCAAACATCCGATCAGACCATTTAGAGAATATCTGGTGGAATTCGGAAGCCTTCAACAAATTCCGAGGGACCGATTTTCTTCCCGAACCATGCAAGAGTTGTCCTCGCAAAGAAATCGATTTTGGTGGTTGCCGCTGTCAAGCCTTCTTGTTCACCGCCGATGCTTCTGCAACTGATCCTACCTGCATTTATTCTCCACACCATCATCTCATTGAAAAGATTGTAGAAGAGATAAACGCACCAGAAAATAATACATCTGAAGAACCAACGTTTGTTTATCGAAACATCAAAAATTCAAAAGCTTTATGCTCCTAA
- a CDS encoding DUF6537 domain-containing protein, whose translation MATKSIITAADPRFLKEEGFEVYTGNEAIVKGLLETDGGVHLLTGYPGSPISGIFDSIESIAGLLKEHGIQAILANNEALAAAMLNGSQMAGLRAVAAMKSVGFHVASDGLALGNLCGSHPEGGAIVIIGDDPWNDSTQAPADSRFLCKHLHMPLLEPSTIQEMKDWINLGFLLSRHSNLFIGYLVTTNQADGGGTVSVKKNHFPIHNALNPFLLNSSEIDLENRVILPPRTSKREQDYLFRYRLLWSKAKELGIDKSEFLDQKKGRKKIGFVSSGLAYCYLVQALSSLGMYGQIPILKLGLSYPLNPEVVIPFAEAVEELYVIEERRAFVEESLVLLFNQEGITKKVYGKKFPFGLQGIPSTGGLDPSILIQILSPLFSKLSISNERTSSFRSFTLESNSRVSFNLPLRTPTFCPGCPHRDSAAVLLEIQKDFKNPHYMKSRYQSDPIELVFHGDTGCYTMLMFEPFQNLMHNYSGMGLGGGTGLGIDPFIKNKQVVFMGDSTFFHSGMIAISNSVKNGQDITYIILDNRTTAMTGHQTTPALDKDLLGDRTDSQDIEKIIASVTEKTGVPIYRLNPASRDSYKMLLERTLLKDGVKVVIAEKECAIVSHRRQTSRERKELREKGYIPKKRYVFINPEVCEFCLECTLATGCPGLTFVETDFGKKMATDLSWCIADGACARVGACPAFEELTVYRSSPRSTSKKESLKLDLPRRENLTKPFRIVVAGVGGMGIASVTAVLVRAGHREGYGVQFCDRNGLAIRNGSVVSQIVFYPKSEGDNPPITPIGNYGDADLILGLDPLETARIIDPVGRYRVASPEKTSLILNETITQTVRSLLGKDQLSFEQFEEKILSMINPNKYLKFPFSRLSEEYFDNKLYANLMVVGAAFQAGLLPFSLESIEWAVQETLGKATPINFEAFSVGRALVTGSLETAKHSEQASIQDCHQEWDAFINQLQKSKKQEAQKLWKWNSEISSYPLDTSTIRAFSLRLKNLYLYEDINYAQLYFDAIRSILIKDEAQFQFAATKAAIENLYKCMAIKDEVEVARLLTEPQTISQDLQKLHIHFDKGDKVVYKHWTCPEFVIGKLRIRFRLKSSQWMLQLMKRAKFLRRLLPGWHAHERAFRDWFLSLCKGFDYSTAQEYQLWVDLLKLPEEIKGYREIRYPKMAAAREKASKIIAAISSNSQKEQRLLS comes from the coding sequence ATGGCAACTAAGAGTATTATTACTGCAGCCGATCCAAGATTTCTCAAAGAAGAAGGTTTTGAAGTTTATACTGGTAATGAGGCAATCGTTAAAGGACTTCTTGAAACTGATGGAGGGGTTCATCTTCTAACCGGCTATCCTGGTTCCCCTATCTCCGGAATTTTCGATTCAATTGAATCAATTGCTGGTTTGCTAAAAGAACATGGGATTCAAGCAATCCTTGCCAATAATGAGGCTTTGGCTGCGGCCATGCTTAACGGCTCACAGATGGCAGGGTTAAGAGCTGTTGCAGCCATGAAAAGTGTTGGGTTCCATGTGGCTTCCGATGGATTAGCACTGGGTAATCTCTGCGGCAGTCACCCTGAAGGAGGGGCAATTGTCATCATAGGGGATGATCCATGGAATGATTCAACTCAAGCTCCAGCTGATTCTCGCTTTCTTTGCAAGCATCTTCATATGCCTCTTTTAGAGCCTTCCACAATCCAAGAAATGAAAGATTGGATTAATTTAGGATTTCTTCTCTCCAGGCATTCCAATCTTTTCATAGGCTATTTAGTCACGACCAATCAAGCCGATGGTGGGGGTACGGTTTCTGTGAAGAAAAACCATTTTCCCATTCACAATGCCCTTAATCCTTTTTTGCTGAACAGCTCAGAAATAGACTTAGAGAACCGGGTCATTCTCCCACCAAGGACTTCTAAAAGAGAACAAGATTATCTTTTTCGGTATCGGCTTCTTTGGTCCAAAGCCAAGGAGCTAGGAATAGATAAAAGTGAATTTTTGGATCAGAAAAAAGGTCGCAAAAAAATAGGTTTTGTTAGTTCTGGCCTTGCTTATTGTTATCTCGTACAGGCATTAAGCAGCCTTGGAATGTATGGACAAATCCCTATTTTAAAGCTCGGTTTATCTTATCCTTTAAATCCTGAAGTTGTCATTCCATTTGCCGAAGCCGTCGAAGAACTTTATGTGATAGAAGAAAGAAGGGCTTTTGTTGAAGAATCCCTCGTTTTGCTTTTTAATCAGGAAGGAATTACAAAAAAAGTTTATGGGAAAAAATTTCCTTTTGGACTCCAAGGTATTCCTTCAACAGGGGGGCTTGATCCTTCTATCCTTATTCAAATATTGAGCCCTCTTTTCTCCAAACTGTCGATAAGCAATGAGAGGACAAGTTCTTTCAGAAGTTTTACTTTAGAAAGTAATTCAAGGGTTTCTTTTAATCTCCCATTAAGGACACCCACCTTCTGCCCTGGTTGTCCTCACAGAGATTCAGCGGCCGTGCTTCTAGAAATCCAAAAAGATTTTAAGAATCCTCACTACATGAAATCCCGGTACCAATCCGATCCTATTGAACTTGTATTTCATGGGGATACCGGCTGCTATACGATGCTGATGTTCGAACCTTTTCAAAACCTAATGCATAATTACAGTGGCATGGGTTTGGGTGGAGGTACAGGATTAGGAATCGATCCTTTTATTAAAAACAAACAAGTGGTATTCATGGGTGATTCCACCTTTTTCCATTCTGGGATGATTGCCATTTCCAACTCCGTTAAAAATGGACAAGATATCACCTACATTATTCTGGATAATAGAACCACTGCTATGACTGGGCATCAAACAACCCCAGCTCTGGATAAGGATCTTCTCGGTGACCGAACTGATTCTCAGGACATAGAAAAAATTATTGCTTCGGTGACTGAAAAAACTGGTGTTCCCATCTATAGACTCAATCCTGCGTCCAGAGATAGTTATAAAATGCTTCTAGAGCGCACCCTTCTGAAAGATGGGGTGAAGGTGGTGATTGCCGAAAAGGAATGCGCCATTGTCTCTCACCGCAGGCAAACAAGTAGAGAAAGGAAAGAATTAAGGGAAAAAGGATATATTCCAAAGAAAAGGTATGTTTTTATTAATCCCGAAGTCTGCGAATTCTGCTTGGAATGTACGCTAGCCACAGGTTGTCCAGGATTAACTTTTGTTGAAACTGATTTTGGGAAAAAGATGGCTACCGACTTATCCTGGTGCATAGCTGATGGAGCATGTGCTAGGGTTGGAGCCTGTCCAGCCTTTGAAGAGCTAACTGTTTATCGAAGCTCGCCTCGATCGACTTCTAAAAAAGAAAGCTTAAAATTGGATTTACCACGTAGAGAAAATTTGACGAAGCCATTTCGAATCGTCGTCGCTGGAGTGGGGGGAATGGGGATTGCCAGTGTTACTGCTGTCCTTGTGAGAGCAGGGCATAGGGAAGGATATGGGGTGCAATTTTGCGATCGCAATGGATTAGCTATCCGAAACGGCTCCGTTGTCTCTCAAATTGTTTTCTATCCTAAATCAGAAGGAGACAATCCGCCGATTACCCCAATTGGTAATTATGGGGATGCGGATCTGATTTTGGGGTTGGATCCATTAGAAACAGCCAGGATCATTGATCCAGTAGGCCGCTACCGGGTTGCTTCTCCAGAAAAAACCTCACTGATTCTTAACGAAACGATTACTCAAACAGTCCGCTCGTTGCTTGGAAAGGATCAACTTAGTTTTGAGCAATTCGAAGAAAAAATTCTTTCGATGATCAATCCAAACAAGTATTTAAAGTTTCCTTTCTCCCGCCTTTCTGAGGAATATTTTGACAACAAGCTCTATGCCAATCTTATGGTTGTTGGAGCAGCCTTTCAGGCTGGACTACTCCCTTTTTCTCTAGAAAGCATCGAATGGGCGGTGCAGGAAACCCTCGGCAAAGCAACTCCAATAAACTTCGAAGCTTTTTCCGTTGGCAGAGCCCTAGTTACGGGTAGTCTAGAAACAGCGAAACACAGTGAGCAAGCATCAATTCAAGATTGCCATCAAGAGTGGGATGCATTCATTAATCAACTCCAGAAATCCAAAAAACAAGAGGCTCAAAAACTATGGAAATGGAACTCAGAGATATCTTCCTATCCATTAGATACCTCAACAATTCGAGCTTTTAGCTTAAGACTCAAAAATTTATATCTTTACGAAGACATCAATTATGCCCAGCTCTATTTCGATGCCATACGATCCATTTTAATTAAAGACGAAGCTCAATTCCAATTTGCAGCAACCAAGGCGGCCATCGAAAACCTCTACAAATGCATGGCTATCAAAGATGAGGTCGAAGTGGCAAGGCTTCTGACAGAACCGCAAACCATATCACAAGATCTACAGAAACTCCACATTCATTTTGACAAAGGAGACAAGGTCGTTTACAAGCACTGGACTTGTCCAGAATTTGTTATCGGAAAACTGAGGATTAGGTTTCGACTGAAATCTTCTCAGTGGATGCTTCAGCTTATGAAAAGAGCAAAATTTTTGAGACGACTTCTCCCTGGCTGGCATGCTCATGAAAGAGCCTTTCGGGATTGGTTCCTTTCTCTTTGCAAAGGATTTGATTACTCGACTGCGCAAGAATATCAACTTTGGGTAGATCTTCTCAAATTGCCTGAAGAGATAAAAGGATATAGAGAAATCCGTTATCCAAAAATGGCAGCAGCTCGGGAAAAGGCTTCAAAAATTATTGCAGCTATTAGTAGTAATAGCCAAAAAGAACAGCGCCTGCTGTCCTAG
- a CDS encoding AsmA-like C-terminal region-containing protein produces MHKKTPKSEAIDKKEQTSTEVVPYRLPFALWCSFCSFTKKLLLLFILALIGIILGLFLYLRYFGFPSPIKRFVLSELESRGMIISLDKLSIDPKGNLIANRVVVFRAKDKQSIWLQVDKVYLSVGWYSWWRGQPLIQSAIVSNATISIPLTPHNELEIHQVNASVKLLADAIEVKKANGRILNINFDLKGKIELNGFPPFYPQTEEQIQWIDTLWSKVIATLDQVETQKPLLLEGAFNLSTKNPENAVATFQLSSKKLWFKNAPIDNIFAELRLNSGVLQVEELTIELPRGEMSAWGEIDFKGSNLFVEFLSSADVTLLKTALDKSWQKAIENLKFNDLPTFSGRLTTKWGEQKMTSLVVDIHCHNFSYCGNQLSELSLPIAYDGKKLFIPEIKLKTADGTLIGELLWDRLHSTIWTKINSNKINPKIFKNFFGTEFDRILDVTEFNKEFPVVNLEIRGPAHDPKQWVYFGHYLINNFIYQGVFIKSAESDFTFSNYELFLPNLQVSRPEGTVNGTIRHNFQKKVVWITNLCSSVNVIESAPALGKEFYSYVKPYRFHSPPFLKVNGIVDLDKNSTEPKTDLHIEVVSSSVMDLDIFKVTFPLTKPKGEIFLKGRELTIKVHHGFLFDGPIQGVYTSTLWRKTIPFHTHFTITRGNFHKAMLTIFKNEKDSGIFNFKTQFGGNLGDLYSLKGDGKIEIHDGYIMSIPFLGIISTSLSTKDTDFAMARADEASASFNIKDGCIFTKDLKISSFTFSVLGSGKYDFIRDNLDMDMRVNMRGPMGYLLYPISQLFEYHGTGKLASPVWKSKVF; encoded by the coding sequence GTGCATAAAAAGACACCAAAATCTGAAGCCATCGACAAAAAAGAACAAACTTCCACAGAAGTTGTTCCGTATCGTCTGCCTTTTGCCCTATGGTGTAGTTTTTGTTCGTTCACAAAAAAGCTGCTCCTTCTCTTTATTTTAGCCTTAATAGGGATTATCCTAGGTCTTTTTCTTTACCTTCGCTATTTTGGTTTCCCATCACCAATCAAACGCTTTGTTCTTTCTGAACTGGAATCCCGTGGAATGATTATATCTCTAGATAAACTCTCCATTGATCCCAAGGGTAATCTGATAGCTAATCGAGTCGTCGTCTTCCGTGCAAAAGACAAACAATCGATATGGCTGCAAGTCGATAAAGTTTATCTATCCGTTGGATGGTATTCCTGGTGGAGGGGTCAGCCACTAATACAAAGTGCCATCGTTTCCAACGCAACGATTTCGATTCCTCTGACTCCACACAATGAACTAGAAATCCATCAGGTCAACGCTTCAGTCAAGCTCCTAGCTGATGCCATAGAAGTTAAAAAAGCCAACGGTAGGATTCTTAATATAAATTTTGATCTTAAGGGCAAGATTGAGCTCAATGGGTTTCCTCCATTTTATCCACAGACCGAAGAACAAATTCAGTGGATCGATACGCTATGGTCCAAAGTGATTGCCACTTTGGATCAAGTGGAAACCCAAAAACCACTTCTGCTTGAAGGAGCATTTAACCTTAGTACTAAAAATCCAGAAAATGCTGTCGCTACCTTTCAACTATCCTCTAAAAAACTTTGGTTTAAGAACGCTCCTATTGACAATATTTTTGCTGAGCTAAGACTCAACAGTGGAGTATTACAGGTTGAAGAACTCACCATTGAACTCCCTAGAGGAGAAATGTCGGCATGGGGAGAAATAGACTTTAAAGGATCTAATTTGTTTGTCGAATTTCTTAGTAGCGCCGATGTCACTTTATTAAAAACAGCACTGGACAAAAGTTGGCAAAAGGCAATCGAAAACTTAAAATTCAATGATTTACCCACTTTCAGTGGTCGACTGACTACAAAATGGGGAGAGCAGAAGATGACTAGTCTGGTCGTAGACATCCATTGCCATAATTTTTCCTATTGTGGCAATCAGTTGAGCGAGCTGTCCTTACCCATCGCTTATGATGGGAAGAAACTATTTATCCCAGAAATTAAGCTAAAAACTGCCGATGGGACGTTGATTGGAGAATTGCTTTGGGATAGGCTTCATTCCACCATCTGGACAAAAATTAACAGTAATAAAATAAATCCCAAGATTTTCAAAAATTTTTTTGGAACTGAATTTGATAGGATCTTGGACGTCACAGAATTCAATAAAGAATTTCCTGTCGTGAACCTAGAAATCCGAGGTCCTGCACACGATCCTAAGCAATGGGTCTATTTTGGTCATTATCTAATAAATAATTTTATTTATCAAGGAGTCTTCATTAAATCAGCAGAATCGGATTTTACTTTTTCCAACTACGAGCTGTTTTTACCAAACTTACAAGTCAGTCGTCCAGAAGGAACAGTCAACGGAACCATTCGACATAATTTTCAAAAAAAAGTGGTATGGATCACCAACCTTTGTTCTTCAGTCAACGTCATCGAATCAGCACCAGCTCTTGGAAAAGAATTTTATTCTTATGTCAAACCTTACCGGTTTCACTCTCCCCCTTTTTTAAAAGTCAATGGAATTGTTGATTTGGATAAAAATTCTACAGAACCAAAAACGGACTTGCATATCGAGGTAGTCTCTTCCTCTGTTATGGATCTGGATATTTTTAAAGTCACCTTTCCTCTAACCAAACCCAAAGGAGAAATCTTCTTAAAAGGCAGGGAATTAACCATCAAAGTTCATCACGGCTTTCTTTTCGATGGACCCATTCAAGGGGTTTATACTTCCACTTTGTGGCGGAAGACGATTCCATTTCACACTCATTTTACCATCACTCGTGGGAATTTTCATAAGGCGATGCTAACAATATTTAAAAACGAAAAAGATTCTGGAATCTTTAATTTTAAAACTCAATTTGGTGGAAATTTGGGAGATCTTTATTCTCTTAAAGGGGATGGGAAAATTGAAATTCATGATGGCTATATTATGTCTATCCCTTTTTTAGGAATCATTTCTACCTCTTTAAGTACAAAAGACACCGATTTTGCCATGGCTAGAGCCGATGAAGCTTCAGCTAGTTTTAATATCAAAGATGGTTGTATTTTCACTAAAGACCTGAAAATTTCTAGTTTTACTTTTTCAGTCCTAGGCTCTGGAAAATACGATTTTATCCGAGATAATCTCGACATGGATATGCGAGTTAATATGCGGGGTCCCATGGGCTATTTGCTCTATCCCATCAGTCAGCTCTTTGAATATCATGGGACCGGAAAGCTTGCTTCTCCAGTCTGGAAATCTAAGGTTTTTTAA
- a CDS encoding deoxyribonuclease IV, whose product MGTKERLPKQEVCKHPLLPEEIKSRLVGAHVSIAGGFRFAVLRAKDCGFSAAQIFLKNCRKWEDPIVDSEDVAQFLSLKEKYRIFFFGHCSYLINLCASTEQTVRKSIHALIQEMAVAAKLTLPFVVLHPGSSAVENPIEAIEALSTRLNQVMEMTEAKEVKIALETMAGQGGQIGRHIEQLQAIFERLKKPERFCFCLDTAHLWEAGYDIKSKEGYEALIEKIAAALDLSRIAAFHLNDSSSPFGSNVDRHAHIGEGTIGLEPFRRIIEDSRFAGLPMVLETPKENGVEADCQNLRKILVY is encoded by the coding sequence ATGGGAACTAAAGAGAGATTACCAAAGCAAGAAGTGTGTAAACATCCCCTTTTGCCTGAGGAGATAAAATCTAGACTTGTTGGAGCGCATGTTTCGATTGCTGGTGGATTTCGATTTGCGGTTTTGCGTGCAAAAGATTGCGGTTTTAGTGCTGCGCAAATTTTTTTGAAAAACTGTCGGAAATGGGAAGACCCAATAGTAGATTCAGAAGATGTAGCGCAATTTTTAAGTTTAAAAGAAAAATATAGAATCTTTTTTTTTGGCCACTGCAGCTATTTAATCAACCTTTGTGCTTCGACAGAGCAGACAGTGAGAAAATCCATCCACGCATTGATCCAAGAAATGGCTGTAGCCGCAAAGCTCACTCTGCCATTTGTCGTTTTGCATCCTGGCAGTTCTGCAGTAGAGAACCCAATAGAAGCCATTGAGGCTCTTTCAACTCGGTTAAATCAAGTGATGGAGATGACCGAAGCAAAAGAGGTAAAAATTGCCCTTGAAACAATGGCGGGTCAAGGCGGCCAGATTGGACGACATATTGAACAACTCCAAGCAATCTTTGAAAGATTAAAAAAGCCAGAACGTTTTTGTTTTTGTTTAGATACTGCCCATCTTTGGGAAGCAGGATACGACATAAAAAGCAAGGAAGGGTATGAAGCATTGATTGAAAAAATTGCAGCTGCTCTAGACCTCTCTAGAATTGCTGCGTTTCATCTTAATGATTCAAGCAGCCCTTTTGGCTCAAATGTGGATCGGCACGCCCATATTGGAGAAGGGACCATTGGCCTGGAACCATTCCGAAGGATAATCGAAGATAGTCGATTTGCGGGCTTGCCTATGGTTTTGGAAACTCCTAAAGAAAATGGCGTAGAGGCGGATTGTCAGAATCTTAGAAAAATTTTAGTTTATTAA
- a CDS encoding glutaredoxin family protein, whose protein sequence is MSNLRIVAYLKPSCGWSNGVRAILKKYNLPYEDKDIINYPENMEEMIMKSGQPFSPCVEVNGEMLADISGQELEEWLIAKNYVQRIDQPVDVPINQACSGEHHQSQPIRVNFEL, encoded by the coding sequence ATGAGTAATCTACGTATTGTTGCCTATTTAAAACCATCTTGTGGTTGGAGTAACGGGGTAAGAGCTATTTTGAAGAAATACAATCTCCCTTACGAAGATAAAGACATCATTAATTATCCTGAAAACATGGAGGAAATGATTATGAAAAGTGGGCAGCCTTTTTCTCCATGCGTGGAAGTCAATGGCGAAATGCTTGCTGATATCAGTGGTCAGGAACTGGAAGAGTGGCTCATTGCCAAAAATTATGTCCAAAGGATAGACCAGCCAGTTGATGTACCTATTAATCAAGCCTGCTCAGGGGAGCATCATCAGAGTCAGCCTATAAGAGTAAATTTTGAACTATAA